One genomic window of Candidatus Pseudobacter hemicellulosilyticus includes the following:
- a CDS encoding PD-(D/E)XK nuclease family protein yields the protein MPTISALKTFLDQATIPIAQKRERTFLDISGFPHYELVISNWYAYFLKDDEDHGMGGLLIVSLLELINEKIPTGFSVQQYQVYTEVSTINQKRIDILINGAGMDEGKYIIIENKVYHWLHNDLQEYWDHCPAKPSMKVGIVLSLTPASIAPALSGKFINILHIDLIERLWSKASSISTSRYLFDFANAIKNLYKDFQMNDEIQFYFNNLEACNKIYDIGDKAYEYIADQIRISGEKLGLRSDRKGDYYRCLYDPLLPAVYYTVTFEKTFEKNKCIFIILELWKEGLALLPRIDREVGSKAVARGLTIGVREHKGLWKHFALREYPITMDDLHNLSTVVETYIKRDLEATYLDIKNILQEHATN from the coding sequence TTGCCCACTATTTCAGCCCTAAAAACCTTCCTTGACCAGGCAACGATCCCTATAGCACAAAAGCGTGAGCGAACATTCCTGGACATTTCCGGATTTCCCCATTATGAACTGGTTATTTCCAACTGGTATGCCTATTTCCTGAAAGATGACGAAGACCATGGCATGGGTGGCCTGTTGATTGTCAGTTTACTGGAATTGATCAATGAAAAAATACCAACTGGATTTTCCGTACAGCAATACCAGGTCTATACAGAAGTTTCTACCATCAATCAAAAACGGATAGATATACTTATTAACGGGGCCGGGATGGATGAAGGGAAGTATATAATTATAGAAAACAAAGTTTACCACTGGCTGCACAACGATCTCCAGGAATATTGGGATCACTGTCCTGCAAAACCATCAATGAAAGTGGGCATTGTGCTTAGTCTTACCCCCGCGTCCATTGCCCCTGCACTATCCGGTAAATTCATTAATATCCTGCATATAGACTTAATAGAACGGCTCTGGTCGAAAGCCAGTTCCATATCTACCTCCAGGTACCTGTTTGATTTTGCTAATGCTATTAAAAACCTCTACAAAGATTTTCAGATGAATGACGAAATTCAATTCTATTTCAACAACCTGGAAGCCTGTAATAAGATCTATGATATCGGGGACAAAGCTTATGAATATATAGCTGATCAGATCAGGATCTCTGGTGAAAAGCTTGGGTTACGGTCGGACAGGAAAGGTGACTATTACCGCTGTTTATATGATCCGCTTTTGCCGGCAGTATACTATACTGTAACGTTTGAAAAAACTTTTGAAAAGAATAAATGCATATTCATCATTCTTGAACTTTGGAAAGAAGGTCTCGCGCTACTGCCCCGCATTGACCGGGAAGTAGGAAGCAAAGCCGTGGCTCGAGGATTGACAATCGGGGTTAGGGAACATAAAGGATTATGGAAGCATTTTGCTCTTCGTGAATATCCAATAACAATGGACGATCTGCACAATCTCTCCACTGTAGTGGAAACATACATTAAAAGGGATCTTGAAGCCACCTATCTTGATATAAAAAACATCCTACAGGAGCATGCAACAAACTAA
- a CDS encoding sigma-70 family RNA polymerase sigma factor, which yields MRRDDYKYTPEEFSDLFKKYWGTVYTICYRYVQDADMAKDMVQNIFITLWERDHALRDPFILEKYLTKAAKYQVFKHARDSRSRAMERVDDLDETPADAIYNPHQNYLYQELTNQLQKQVALLHEPARTIFRMSRYEALSHKEIAGRMGIAIKTVEYHLSKSLRILRKMSNNRQQ from the coding sequence ATGCGGAGAGACGATTACAAATACACACCCGAAGAGTTTTCCGACCTTTTCAAAAAGTATTGGGGGACGGTATATACCATATGTTATAGGTATGTCCAGGATGCAGATATGGCCAAAGACATGGTGCAGAACATCTTTATCACCCTCTGGGAGCGGGACCACGCCTTACGGGATCCGTTTATCCTGGAAAAATACCTGACCAAAGCCGCCAAATACCAGGTGTTCAAACATGCCCGCGACTCGCGGAGCAGGGCCATGGAGCGCGTGGATGATCTCGATGAAACCCCGGCTGATGCTATCTATAACCCGCATCAAAACTATCTTTACCAGGAGTTGACCAACCAGCTGCAAAAGCAGGTAGCCCTGTTGCATGAACCCGCCAGGACCATTTTTCGTATGAGCCGGTACGAGGCGCTCAGCCATAAAGAGATTGCCGGCCGCATGGGCATTGCTATTAAAACAGTAGAATACCATCTCTCCAAATCCCTCAGGATACTCAGGAAGATGAGCAATAACCGCCAGCAATAA
- a CDS encoding TonB-dependent receptor — MDKSLTFIKTKGWIPMLCCLLFLHSSLQAQEPVISISPQTLEVKAVLDQLQQKGGINFMYSDLGNELSRKITLSPASGAISALLQQLTNQTNLSFHRSGNTIAIKLSVADKGKGTVQGVVTDAARLPVAGVTVTLSGGQRITVTDEQGRFTFKELPVGKYTLQLTHVSYADKQQQLTISNGKTSNIQIVLSPSEASSAMNPVVVTGQYRPQSLNKSIYRVEVIDKKQIQNMAVSTVAELLKQQLNIEIENQSGLGRAKIRVLGLNSQYMKILMDNIPIAGDENMGSDVDLSTISLDDVERVEIVKGAMGVEYGANSISGVINIITKKTSRNKTDLTFELQEETVRNEYNLSGKPEAKGRHIQRMNLSHKLKDNLSIGGSVSRDQFNGYWGEREGAGLILDAIDPYYPPQRGYEWSPKISWNGNAYISRTGKRLNLFYKFNYFTSQLTNYGQVPTGFLLKDEQIIINAGVNNDYRNERYNQHLSIRGDFWKDAYYSVDVSLQKNGLEHRRQAINLEDNSVLDKSYGIPGSERLKATDWQKYYQSQGFYAKGTLLKPIVTDKLDYNLGFEMDNTTGNQGYTSWFNDVSLSTPVEKTLFTGAAYSSFEWNVSKKIMVRPGFRVNYSSHLHMRTNQSVTTRYRLNDRNDLRLIVGTSTRFPNYEELYSWFVDAVHDYRGNPDLRPEYGKSAELQWAHHRELKSNLRLETSLSSLFQHINDRIVSITYREPGQTQLTGRNTYTNENKYNGLLNQLNINLVSDKFNIALAGSVLAYRGDDDATANNYKGFLSTTQGSAQFTYVFPLAIRVAVFYRYVGRQPMYSFIPQGPIGPDLQPAGYLKVLNKTDAYHNMDCNIARSFWKEKLDLRLGVRDLFDVRDISYKAIDPPPGITGQTQTIRLFYGRSYFVKLSYNLFN, encoded by the coding sequence ATGGACAAATCACTAACCTTTATTAAAACAAAGGGCTGGATACCTATGCTCTGTTGCCTCCTGTTCCTGCATTCATCTTTACAGGCCCAGGAGCCGGTTATCAGTATCAGCCCACAAACCCTGGAAGTAAAAGCAGTATTGGATCAGCTGCAACAGAAAGGCGGGATCAATTTTATGTACAGTGACCTGGGCAATGAACTGTCCCGTAAAATAACCTTATCGCCTGCCAGTGGTGCCATCAGTGCCTTGCTTCAGCAGCTGACCAATCAGACAAACCTGTCTTTCCACAGATCCGGCAATACGATAGCTATAAAATTGTCGGTGGCTGACAAAGGCAAAGGTACAGTGCAGGGCGTAGTGACTGATGCCGCCAGGCTGCCAGTGGCAGGTGTAACAGTAACCTTATCCGGCGGCCAGCGGATCACGGTCACGGACGAGCAGGGACGTTTTACCTTTAAAGAACTGCCGGTAGGGAAGTATACCCTGCAACTGACCCATGTCAGCTATGCCGACAAACAACAGCAGCTTACCATCTCCAATGGCAAAACCAGCAATATACAGATCGTCCTGAGTCCTTCCGAAGCCAGCAGCGCTATGAACCCCGTTGTGGTCACAGGCCAGTACCGGCCGCAATCGCTCAATAAATCCATTTACCGGGTGGAGGTGATCGATAAGAAGCAGATCCAGAATATGGCCGTCAGTACTGTAGCCGAACTGCTAAAGCAGCAACTCAATATCGAGATCGAAAACCAATCCGGCTTAGGCAGGGCCAAGATCCGCGTACTGGGTCTCAATAGCCAGTACATGAAAATCCTCATGGACAATATCCCCATTGCCGGCGATGAGAACATGGGAAGCGATGTAGACCTGTCCACCATCAGCCTGGACGATGTGGAACGTGTGGAGATTGTGAAAGGAGCCATGGGCGTGGAATATGGCGCCAACAGTATCTCCGGCGTCATCAATATCATCACTAAGAAAACGTCCCGCAACAAAACCGACCTGACTTTCGAACTGCAGGAAGAAACTGTCCGCAATGAATATAACCTGAGCGGTAAACCCGAAGCCAAAGGCAGGCATATCCAGCGAATGAACCTGAGCCATAAACTGAAAGATAACCTGTCCATCGGCGGCTCCGTCTCCCGCGACCAGTTCAATGGCTACTGGGGTGAGCGGGAAGGAGCGGGGCTGATCCTGGATGCCATCGATCCCTACTATCCTCCCCAAAGAGGGTATGAGTGGTCGCCCAAAATATCCTGGAATGGCAACGCCTATATCTCCCGCACTGGCAAAAGGCTCAACCTGTTCTATAAGTTCAATTATTTCACTTCCCAGCTGACTAATTACGGACAGGTACCTACCGGCTTCCTGCTGAAGGATGAGCAGATCATCATCAATGCCGGTGTAAACAACGATTATCGGAATGAACGCTATAACCAGCACCTCAGCATCCGCGGCGATTTCTGGAAAGATGCCTATTACTCCGTGGATGTCTCTTTACAGAAGAATGGATTGGAACACCGGCGACAAGCCATCAACCTCGAGGATAATTCCGTATTGGACAAATCCTATGGCATCCCCGGCAGTGAGCGGCTTAAAGCCACCGACTGGCAGAAGTATTATCAGTCGCAGGGCTTTTACGCCAAAGGCACGCTGCTGAAGCCCATCGTTACAGATAAACTGGATTATAATCTCGGCTTTGAAATGGACAATACCACCGGCAACCAGGGCTATACCAGCTGGTTCAATGATGTGTCCCTCAGCACACCGGTGGAAAAGACTTTGTTCACCGGCGCCGCCTACAGCTCTTTTGAATGGAATGTATCTAAGAAGATCATGGTCCGCCCCGGCTTCCGGGTCAATTACAGCAGTCACCTGCACATGCGAACCAACCAGTCTGTCACTACCCGGTATCGGCTCAACGACCGTAACGATCTCCGCCTGATCGTTGGTACTTCCACCCGCTTTCCCAACTATGAAGAACTGTACAGCTGGTTTGTAGATGCCGTACATGACTATCGCGGCAATCCTGACCTGCGACCGGAATACGGTAAATCGGCCGAACTGCAATGGGCGCACCACCGGGAGCTGAAAAGCAACCTGCGACTGGAAACCAGTCTCAGTTCTCTATTCCAGCATATCAACGACCGCATTGTGTCCATTACCTACCGGGAGCCTGGACAAACCCAGCTGACCGGGCGGAACACCTATACCAATGAGAACAAATACAACGGCCTGCTGAACCAGCTCAACATAAACCTGGTATCTGATAAATTCAATATAGCGCTGGCCGGGTCTGTACTGGCTTACCGTGGTGATGATGATGCCACGGCAAATAATTACAAGGGCTTTCTCTCTACCACTCAGGGCAGTGCCCAATTCACCTATGTTTTCCCGCTGGCCATCAGGGTGGCCGTTTTTTACAGGTATGTGGGCCGGCAACCCATGTACTCATTTATTCCCCAGGGCCCTATTGGTCCGGATCTTCAGCCCGCAGGCTACCTGAAAGTCCTCAACAAGACCGATGCCTACCATAATATGGATTGCAATATCGCCCGGAGTTTCTGGAAAGAAAAGCTGGACCTGCGCCTTGGTGTGCGCGATCTTTTTGATGTGCGGGACATCAGCTACAAGGCTATTGATCCTCCTCCTGGCATCACGGGGCAGACCCAAACCATACGGCTGTTTTATGGTCGAAGTTATTTTGTAAAGCTGTCCTATAACCTGTTCAACTGA
- a CDS encoding serine hydrolase: MKKLIILLIVACSLHTSAQQSFRPATSAAAAGFSAERLQRIDSFYNEMVKKGDVPNAVTFIARNGQIVHHKAYGFSNLEKQIPAKTSDIFRIASQTKLITTIAMMMLYEEGKFLLDDPIDKYLPEFRNVQVLVSYDKTTHKLETRAPKSRPTIRQLLSHTAGIPYEMALDSQLVGNITDLGKLLDMSTEAVVKELAKRPLAHDPGEHFTYGYNIDVAGRIVEVLSGKLLNDFFQERIFQPLGMNDTYFYLPSAKYSRLVELYSKRDAGQPITVSTDQANRDFATGDKRRVHMGGEGLVSTASDYAKICQLILNGGEFNNKRLLSRKTVALMSRNQIGNNEVWDRHDKFGLGFQLITGNTTYADQASVGSLTWGGAYCSEYTIDPTEKLVMLVFTNIYPYTYYGEFVRKFRILTYQALQ; encoded by the coding sequence ATGAAAAAGCTTATTATCCTACTGATAGTTGCCTGTTCACTGCATACTTCCGCCCAGCAATCCTTCAGACCGGCTACCTCTGCCGCCGCAGCCGGTTTTTCTGCCGAAAGACTGCAACGCATTGACAGCTTTTACAACGAAATGGTGAAAAAGGGAGACGTGCCCAATGCAGTCACTTTCATCGCCCGCAATGGCCAGATCGTTCATCATAAAGCCTATGGCTTTAGCAACCTGGAAAAACAGATCCCCGCTAAAACATCGGACATCTTCCGCATTGCCTCGCAAACCAAACTCATTACCACCATTGCCATGATGATGCTGTATGAGGAAGGAAAGTTCCTGCTGGACGACCCGATCGACAAATACCTGCCTGAATTCAGGAATGTGCAGGTGTTGGTCAGTTATGATAAAACCACCCATAAGCTGGAGACACGTGCGCCAAAATCGCGGCCTACTATCCGGCAGTTGCTGTCGCACACTGCCGGCATCCCCTACGAAATGGCATTGGACAGCCAGCTGGTGGGTAATATCACTGATCTCGGCAAACTGCTGGATATGAGTACCGAAGCCGTTGTTAAAGAACTGGCCAAACGCCCGCTGGCCCACGATCCTGGCGAGCATTTCACCTATGGGTACAATATAGATGTGGCCGGTCGCATTGTGGAAGTGCTGTCCGGCAAACTGCTGAACGATTTCTTCCAGGAACGCATCTTCCAGCCGCTGGGTATGAACGACACCTATTTCTACCTGCCGTCAGCCAAGTACAGCCGACTGGTGGAATTATATTCAAAAAGAGATGCAGGGCAGCCTATCACCGTTTCTACAGATCAGGCCAATCGGGACTTTGCTACCGGAGACAAGCGCAGGGTTCATATGGGCGGTGAGGGGCTGGTGAGTACGGCATCAGATTACGCGAAGATCTGCCAGCTGATCCTCAATGGCGGCGAATTCAATAATAAACGTTTACTGTCCCGTAAAACAGTGGCCTTAATGAGCCGTAACCAGATCGGCAATAATGAGGTCTGGGACCGTCATGATAAATTCGGTCTGGGCTTCCAGCTCATCACCGGCAACACCACCTACGCCGACCAGGCGAGTGTGGGTTCACTCACCTGGGGCGGGGCGTATTGCTCTGAATATACTATTGATCCGACCGAAAAACTGGTCATGCTGGTGTTTACGAATATTTATCCTTACACCTATTACGGGGAATTTGTGCGGAAGTTCAGGATATTGACATACCAGGCATTGCAGTAA
- a CDS encoding FecR domain-containing protein: MHNVDPELLRRYHAGQCSPEEIKMIRDWLEREDNFFTEHKPQFPANTVLEQEIWHGLQQRMGVKSHNSPARVRSLSVSLVAAACITALVVGFGIFLLLRQPANKHEQQLASTLRKLTTPKGSRSRIILPDSSIVHVMGGSTIQYPATFTGPTRDLILEQGEVFLEIARNPSKPFIVQSGNAHIKVLGTRFNIANDSTSLMHVALTEGSIQFTGADNKSRILQPGEILQYDKSIGQISSISTFSDANEIAGWTKGLLRFNNAPLQDVFKRLSTYYGVNFILDTRINQHAPLTATIDNLPLSRVLSMMEYSTGNHFSLTNSTVIVKTP, encoded by the coding sequence ATGCACAATGTAGACCCCGAATTACTCAGGCGTTATCATGCCGGCCAATGCAGCCCGGAAGAAATAAAAATGATCCGCGACTGGCTGGAACGGGAAGATAATTTCTTCACGGAGCACAAGCCACAATTCCCTGCCAATACAGTGCTGGAGCAGGAAATATGGCATGGCCTACAGCAAAGGATGGGTGTTAAATCCCATAATAGTCCTGCGCGTGTACGGAGCTTATCTGTGTCACTTGTTGCTGCCGCCTGTATAACCGCTCTGGTGGTGGGTTTCGGCATATTCCTGTTACTTCGTCAGCCAGCTAATAAGCATGAGCAGCAACTCGCATCAACACTACGTAAGCTCACCACTCCGAAAGGCAGCCGATCCCGGATCATACTGCCGGACAGCAGCATTGTGCATGTAATGGGGGGGAGCACTATCCAATATCCTGCAACCTTTACCGGCCCTACCCGGGATCTTATCCTGGAACAAGGCGAAGTTTTCCTTGAGATCGCCCGCAATCCCAGCAAGCCTTTTATTGTACAGAGTGGCAATGCACACATAAAAGTCCTGGGCACAAGGTTCAATATTGCTAATGATAGTACGTCTTTGATGCATGTTGCATTGACCGAAGGAAGTATTCAGTTTACCGGCGCGGATAACAAATCCCGCATCTTACAGCCAGGTGAGATCCTGCAATATGATAAATCCATCGGCCAGATCAGCAGTATCTCCACCTTCTCTGATGCTAATGAAATTGCCGGATGGACAAAAGGATTGCTACGCTTCAATAATGCGCCATTACAGGACGTATTCAAACGCCTTTCAACTTATTATGGAGTCAACTTTATCCTGGACACCAGGATCAATCAGCACGCGCCACTGACCGCCACCATCGATAATCTGCCACTCAGCCGGGTACTCTCCATGATGGAATACAGTACCGGGAACCATTTTTCGCTTACAAACAGTACGGTAATCGTTAAAACACCCTAA
- a CDS encoding glycoside hydrolase family 43 protein, producing the protein MANLRTLFKTAIVAACLLSGMGSMAQESSIFLADPTIFLDNGKYYLYGTGSPEGFPVYESTDMKSWKPAAGSTNGLALKKGEAFGNGGFWAPQVFKHQGVYYMAYTADEQIAIATATSPAGPFKQAKPVALSGTGRQIDPFLFFDKGKVYLYHVKLQKGNRIFVTEMKPDLSDVIPGTEKECIASEEGWENTANAEWPVAEGPTVLKHKNTYYLIYSSNDFRNKDYAVGYATASSPVGPWKKYEGNPIISRHTVGHNGSGHGDVLVDQKGNMHYVVHTHHSAEKVAPRATAILNIAFKPVKRSIDVLVAEPASFEWLQKEN; encoded by the coding sequence ATGGCGAACTTGAGAACCCTATTCAAAACTGCAATTGTAGCAGCCTGCCTGCTCTCCGGGATGGGAAGCATGGCCCAGGAATCTTCCATTTTCCTGGCCGATCCAACGATCTTTCTCGACAATGGAAAGTACTATCTATATGGTACCGGCAGCCCCGAAGGCTTCCCTGTATATGAATCCACGGACATGAAATCCTGGAAACCTGCCGCAGGAAGCACCAACGGCTTAGCCCTGAAGAAAGGAGAAGCATTTGGCAATGGTGGCTTCTGGGCGCCCCAGGTGTTTAAACATCAAGGCGTTTATTATATGGCCTATACAGCTGATGAACAGATCGCCATAGCAACAGCTACCAGCCCGGCAGGGCCTTTCAAACAGGCTAAACCCGTTGCATTAAGCGGCACGGGGCGACAAATTGATCCTTTCCTGTTCTTTGACAAGGGCAAGGTATATCTGTATCATGTCAAGCTGCAGAAGGGCAACCGGATCTTTGTTACAGAAATGAAGCCCGACCTGTCCGATGTGATCCCCGGAACAGAAAAAGAATGTATTGCCAGCGAAGAAGGCTGGGAAAACACTGCCAATGCAGAATGGCCGGTAGCAGAAGGACCCACCGTGTTGAAACATAAAAACACTTACTACCTGATCTATTCTTCCAATGATTTCCGGAACAAAGATTACGCTGTTGGCTATGCCACAGCCTCTTCTCCTGTGGGCCCCTGGAAGAAATATGAGGGCAATCCCATCATCAGCCGGCATACTGTTGGACATAATGGCTCCGGGCACGGTGATGTGCTTGTTGACCAAAAAGGCAACATGCACTACGTAGTACATACCCACCATTCAGCAGAGAAAGTAGCACCCCGTGCAACGGCGATATTGAACATTGCCTTCAAACCTGTGAAGCGGAGTATCGATGTGCTGGTCGCCGAGCCTGCTTCATTTGAATGGCTCCAGAAAGAGAATTAA